A single window of Solanum dulcamara chromosome 5, daSolDulc1.2, whole genome shotgun sequence DNA harbors:
- the LOC129889665 gene encoding receptor-like protein 9DC3: protein MSLLMVLDLRRNNFTGSLRLLCAQNTSLSIIVLDGNRFEGHVSVSLLHCVGFEVLDLGNNAINDTFPAWLGTLKELRVLILKSNVFHGPISPCQITVCFPKLRIFDLSRNEFSGSLPVKVFGNFKAMIKLDGEDTGEIKYMEPFEKFYYKLYEVSVRLVIKGQDIQLERISTIMATIDLSSNHIEGVIPKTLKDLSSLWLLN, encoded by the coding sequence ATGTCTTTGCTAATGGTGTTGGACTTAAGAAGGAACAATTTCACAGGAAGTCTTCGACTGTTATGTGCGCAGAACACTTCATTGAGTATCATTGTCTTGGATGGTAATCGATTTGAAGGACATGTCTCTGTGTCGTTGCTCCACTGTGTTGGTTTTGAAGTTCTTGATTTGGGGAATAACGCTATAAATGACACGTTTCCAGCTTGGCTAGGAACACTTAAAGAACTGCGGGTCCTAATATTAAAGTCCAATGTGTTCCATGGACCAATAAGTCCTTGTCAGATTACGGTTTGCTTTCCCAAGTTACGAATTTTTGATCTTTCTCGTAATGAATTCAGTGGCTCACTTCCTGTAAAAGTTTTTGGAAACTTCAAGGCAATGATTAAATTAGATGGTGAAGACACAGGAGAGATCAAGTACATGGAACCATTTGAGAAGTTTTATTACAAATTGTATGAGGTTTCAGTGAGGTTGGTGATCAAAGGTCAGGATATTCAGCTAGAAAGAATCAGCACAATTATGGCAACCATAGATCTCTCAAGCAACCATATTGAAGGTGTTATTCCGAAAACACTAAAGGATCTCAGCTCTCTTTGGCTACTCAATTAA
- the LOC129889666 gene encoding premnaspirodiene oxygenase-like — protein MEILHFHFNSVLFLLFFFLLLILFVRKSIKTNQRLLPPGPWKLPLIGSLHHLTGALPHHALRNLSRKYGPLMHLQLGEIHAVVVSSPHMAKQFLKVHDLSFAARPKLMVSDIVFYHQKDIIFAKYGDYWKQMRKICISELLSAKMVKSFSLIRQDEIHNLVASIRSTPNVELNMTQKVLRLTSSVICRSAFGKVWDDRDNLLMIMTEVLALSGGFDVADFFPSWTLLHEISGMRSRLMSMHKKIDVILEKIINEHKEGQQANGKEGNGEFGGDDLIDVLLRVMENGELRFPITNDNIKAVILDMFFGGTETTSTTVQWALSELMRNPNAMAKAQAEVRWACKGKKDLDENDLEELKYLKLVIKETMRLHPASPLLGPRECREETKIDGYTIPFKAKVIVNGWAIARDPESWDDPENFVPERFENSCVDSNGKHFQFIPFGAGSRMCPGMHFGLANVVYPLAQLLYHFDWQLPYGLQPKDLDMSETLGISAARKNDLHLIAIPHDLSQY, from the exons ATGGAGATTCTGCACTTCCATTTCAATTCAGTTTTattcttgcttttctttttcctcCTCTTAATTCTTTTCGTTAGAAAATCGATAAAAACTAACCAAAGGTTATTGCCACCAGGTCCATGGAAATTGCCTCTTATTGGAAGCTTGCATCACCTTACTGGAGCACTTCCACATCATGCTCTTAGAAATTTATCCAGAAAATATGGGCCACTAATGCACCTGCAGCTGGGAGAAATTCATGCAGTTGTTGTATCATCTCCTCATATGGCAAAACAATTTCTAAAAGTTCATGACCTTTCTTTTGCAGCAAGGCCAAAACTTATGGTGTCTGATATAGTCTTTTATCATCAAAAAGACATTATATTTGCAAAATATGGTGATTACTGGAAACAGATGCGCAAAATATGTATCTCAGAGCTACTCAGTGCAAAGATGGTCAAGTCGTTCAGCTTAATTCGACAagatgaaattcataatcttgttGCATCAATTCGTTCCACGCCAAATGTTGAGCTTAACATGACTCAAAAGGTTCTAAGACTTACTAGCTCTGTTATATGTAGATCAGCTTTTGGAAAAGTATGGGATGATAGAGATAATTTGTTGATGATCATGACGGAAGTACTAGCCTTATCAGGTGGATTTGATGTGGCTGATTTCTTTCCTTCTTGGACATTACTTCATGAAATTAGTGGAATGAGAAGCAGATTGATGAGTATGCATAAGAAGATTGATGTAATATTGGAGAAAATTATTAATGAACATAAAGAGGGCCAACAAGCTAATGGGAAAGAGGGAAATGGCGAGTTTGGGGGTGATGATTTGATTGACGTTTTACTCAGAGTTATGGAGAATGGTGAACTTCGATTTCCAATTACAAATGACAACATCAAAGCAGTCATTCTA GACATGTTCTTTGGCGGAACTGAAACTACATCAACAACAGTACAATGGGCGTTGTCTGAACTGATGAGGAACCCGAATGCCATGGCCAAAGCACAGGCAGAAGTGAGATGGGCCTGTAAAGGGAAGAAAgatttggatgaaaatgatcTCGAAGAGTTGAAGTATCTGAAGTTAGTGATTAAAGAAACAATGCGGTTACACCCTGCATCTCCTCTATTAGGCCCTAGAGAATGCAGGGAGGAAACCAAAATTGATGGATACACTATTCCTTTTAAAGCCAAAGTGATAGTTAATGGTTGGGCTATTGCAAGAGATCCTGAAAGTTGGGACGACCCTGAAAATTTTGTGCCAGAGAGATTTGAAAACAGTTGTGTGGATTCTAATGGAAAACATTTTCAATTTATTCCATTTGGTGCAGGAAGCAGGATGTGTCCAGGAATGCATTTTGGTTTAGCTAATGTTGTGTATCCGCTAGCACAGTTGCTTTACCACTTCGATTGGCAACTTCCTTATGGACTACAACCCAAGGATCTGGATATGTCTGAAACACTTGGAATATCTGCAGCTAGGAAGAATGATCTTCACTTGATTGCCATTCCACATGATTTGTctcaatattga